One segment of Thermosynechococcus sp. HN-54 DNA contains the following:
- a CDS encoding EAL domain-containing protein, with protein MVQPSPLQDTTQAVSSLSMGDRLLEILFNYSSQGLLLLGVDHHSPRPPQYQIISINSIGQQLLGNHLSVASFLQDVALVSFLDQCWQQQMPLQSCYRNLCFTLVPFKEPSAVSGFIIAFLQHEPSHSPLADNPHRLTQLLDQLLGFIFSCESTPPWRLTYLSQGCYGVTGYTPSEFYDRGDQGWNQIIHPQDLPLVLETLQQAIAHATPYNIEYRILHRDRQPRWVQEQGIPVLNAQGQVIAIDGVITDITTWKELYDALEQPIIHLNESLGNDFCRDLALYLNQRLGIDYVLIGELSGHQQDWVTTVALSYRGELQPPFSYVLADTPCASVLTADTCFYNHGVARLFPKDEMLRNLQIESYVGVPLRNARGETLGIIALMHCQPLERIAAIESLLKIFAVRVTAELERIRTERAQQARQTQLDQQLCYERLISTVASEFINLPLTEIPQAIHKVLGLLGEMTQADRAYLFERDPSTQGSFSNTYEWCAPGIEPQQDQLQGIVTQDYPRFFEEIQSQHHVIWPCIQNLPKDFPDRQGLEAQQIQSLLVVALNRGEELIGFLGLDFVRQVHSHLESLLPLLQVMGQVFTNVLERQEIERSLRLAESQYRSIFENATEGIFQSTPDGHYLKVNPALARIYGYNSAEDLETHITDIAHQIYVNPRRRDEFIEALTATGVVTDFESQVYRKDGRIIWICENARAVYDDKGRLAYFEGTVVDITDRKLSENTIHYQAFHDLLTGLPNRALFDDRLPMALAEARRLQQRVGVMFLDLDRFKVINDTLGHAVGDQLLQQVAERLVHCLRETDTVARWGGDEFTVLLPMVHHPDDLAIVAERILYALKPEFVLDSHHLHITASIGIAVYPDHGQSADVLLRNADTALYRAKESGRNTYQFYTNSLNALAPELLRLENDLHTALERGELSIYYQPQLDLKKCKIHAIEALLRWHHPQQGLLYPKYFIDIAEENGLILTIGRWVLQQTCRDCSAWQQQGLAGVGVAVNLSARQFLHRNLVEEVGQCLREAHLSPELLTLEITETAAIHHVQRTQLILEELRSLGVGITLDDFGTGYASLNYLKQLPITGLKIDRSFIADIEEDSQDQAIVKAIIDLAKGLEISTVAEGVEMWGQGQLLQHLGCDAIQGYLLTEPLPYSQVIHWSIPPFNSLNRHSPW; from the coding sequence GTGGTTCAACCGTCTCCCCTGCAAGATACGACACAGGCCGTTTCCTCTCTCTCCATGGGCGATCGCCTCTTGGAGATTCTTTTTAATTACAGTAGCCAAGGACTCTTGTTGCTGGGTGTTGATCACCATTCCCCTCGCCCACCCCAATACCAAATCATTAGCATCAATAGCATTGGCCAGCAACTGTTGGGGAATCACCTCTCAGTGGCTTCATTCCTTCAGGATGTTGCCCTAGTCTCCTTTCTGGATCAATGCTGGCAACAGCAAATGCCCCTGCAAAGTTGCTATCGCAACCTCTGTTTCACACTAGTTCCCTTCAAGGAACCCAGTGCAGTTAGTGGCTTCATTATTGCTTTTCTCCAGCATGAGCCAAGCCATAGCCCCCTTGCCGACAATCCTCATCGTCTCACCCAACTGCTCGATCAACTCTTAGGGTTCATCTTTTCCTGCGAGAGCACACCACCATGGCGGTTGACGTACCTCAGTCAGGGCTGCTATGGCGTTACAGGTTATACTCCCAGCGAATTTTATGATCGGGGTGATCAGGGCTGGAATCAAATCATCCATCCCCAAGACCTCCCCCTTGTGCTTGAGACATTACAGCAGGCGATCGCCCACGCCACGCCCTACAACATCGAATACCGCATTCTGCATCGGGATCGTCAACCCCGCTGGGTGCAAGAGCAGGGAATTCCCGTGCTCAATGCCCAAGGCCAAGTCATCGCCATTGATGGTGTAATTACTGACATTACTACTTGGAAAGAGTTGTACGACGCTCTCGAGCAGCCGATTATTCACCTCAATGAAAGCTTGGGCAATGACTTTTGCCGTGACCTTGCGCTTTATCTGAATCAGCGCTTAGGGATTGACTACGTTTTGATTGGCGAACTCAGTGGCCACCAGCAGGATTGGGTTACTACAGTTGCCTTGAGTTATCGGGGTGAGCTGCAACCCCCCTTCAGCTATGTCTTGGCCGATACCCCCTGTGCCTCAGTACTGACAGCCGATACCTGCTTTTACAACCATGGCGTAGCGCGCCTCTTCCCCAAGGATGAAATGCTCCGAAACTTGCAGATTGAATCCTATGTTGGCGTGCCCCTCCGCAATGCTAGGGGGGAAACCCTCGGTATTATTGCCCTCATGCATTGCCAACCCCTTGAACGGATTGCTGCCATTGAAAGTCTGCTCAAAATCTTTGCTGTACGGGTAACCGCTGAACTAGAGCGTATTCGCACCGAACGAGCACAGCAAGCCCGCCAAACCCAACTGGATCAGCAACTGTGCTACGAACGACTAATTAGTACGGTAGCCAGCGAGTTTATTAACTTACCCCTGACGGAGATTCCCCAAGCTATTCATAAGGTGCTCGGTCTATTGGGAGAAATGACACAGGCCGATCGCGCCTACCTTTTTGAGCGTGATCCTAGTACTCAAGGGAGCTTTTCCAATACCTACGAATGGTGTGCCCCCGGCATTGAACCTCAGCAGGATCAGCTTCAGGGGATTGTGACCCAAGACTATCCCCGTTTTTTCGAGGAAATTCAGAGCCAGCATCATGTCATCTGGCCTTGCATCCAAAACCTGCCCAAGGATTTCCCGGATCGCCAAGGTCTAGAAGCCCAGCAAATTCAATCTCTCTTGGTGGTTGCCCTCAATCGTGGTGAAGAGTTGATCGGCTTTCTGGGGTTAGACTTTGTACGTCAAGTTCACTCCCACCTAGAGAGCCTCCTGCCGCTGCTGCAAGTGATGGGTCAAGTATTTACCAATGTGCTGGAGCGCCAAGAAATCGAGCGATCGCTCCGCCTTGCCGAAAGCCAATACCGCAGTATCTTTGAAAATGCCACTGAAGGGATTTTTCAATCAACACCCGATGGTCACTACCTAAAAGTGAATCCAGCCCTTGCCCGCATCTACGGCTACAACTCCGCCGAAGATTTGGAAACCCACATCACCGACATTGCCCATCAAATCTACGTTAACCCTCGCCGTCGTGACGAATTTATCGAGGCTCTGACTGCCACAGGAGTCGTCACTGACTTTGAGTCCCAAGTTTATCGCAAGGATGGTCGAATCATCTGGATTTGCGAAAATGCCCGTGCTGTCTATGACGATAAAGGTCGTCTGGCCTACTTTGAGGGCACGGTTGTCGATATTACTGATCGCAAACTCTCAGAAAACACGATTCACTACCAAGCCTTCCATGACCTGCTCACGGGGCTGCCCAATCGTGCCCTTTTTGACGATCGCCTGCCCATGGCCCTAGCCGAAGCCCGCCGCCTCCAGCAGCGAGTAGGGGTCATGTTCTTAGACCTTGATCGCTTTAAGGTCATTAACGACACCCTTGGCCACGCGGTGGGTGATCAGTTGCTGCAACAAGTGGCAGAGCGGCTAGTACATTGTCTGCGGGAAACCGATACAGTCGCCCGCTGGGGGGGAGATGAATTTACGGTGCTCCTGCCAATGGTACACCACCCCGATGACTTGGCAATTGTGGCTGAACGCATTCTCTATGCCCTCAAGCCCGAATTTGTCCTCGATAGCCACCATCTCCACATTACGGCTAGCATTGGCATTGCTGTTTATCCTGACCATGGTCAATCCGCCGATGTGCTGCTGCGCAATGCTGACACTGCCCTCTATCGCGCCAAGGAAAGCGGCCGCAATACGTATCAGTTTTACACCAACAGCCTCAATGCCCTTGCTCCTGAACTCCTGCGCCTTGAAAATGATCTCCATACTGCTCTTGAGCGGGGCGAACTCTCGATTTATTATCAGCCGCAGCTGGATTTAAAAAAATGCAAAATTCACGCCATTGAAGCATTGCTGCGCTGGCACCATCCCCAGCAGGGATTGCTTTATCCAAAATACTTTATCGATATTGCCGAAGAAAATGGTTTGATCCTTACTATTGGTCGTTGGGTTCTCCAACAGACCTGTCGGGATTGCTCCGCATGGCAACAACAGGGATTAGCGGGGGTAGGGGTAGCGGTGAACCTGTCAGCCCGACAGTTTTTGCACAGGAATCTGGTCGAAGAAGTTGGCCAGTGTCTGCGTGAAGCTCACCTTTCTCCCGAATTACTGACCTTAGAGATTACCGAGACCGCAGCCATTCACCATGTCCAACGAACCCAGTTGATTCTCGAAGAGTTACGTTCCCTTGGGGTAGGGATTACGCTGGATGATTTTGGCACCGGCTATGCCTCATTGAACTACCTGAAACAATTGCCGATTACCGGCTTAAAAATTGATCGCTCATTTATCGCCGACATTGAAGAGGATAGCCAAGATCAGGCGATTGTCAAAGCCATCATTGACTTGGCCAAGGGCTTAGAGATTTCCACAGTTGCGGAAGGCGTAGAAATGTGGGGTCAAGGACAGCTCCTGCAGCACCTTGGTTGTGATGCCATTCAAGGCTACTTGCTCACAGAGCCACTCCCCTATTCCCAAGTGATCCACTGGTCTATTCCGCCATTCAACAGCTTGAACCGTCACAGCCCTTGGTGA
- the cbiB gene encoding adenosylcobinamide-phosphate synthase CbiB: MSCQLIAYTILLAAALLDFGLGDPWGWPHPVRWMGAYIQFVSNRFNYGQGWPIWGQRLGGALLTLSLIAGSALISWGVVSSGMQISPLLGWGVAVIGTASGFAGRSLRDAAEEVLAPLTSGHLEEARQALAKYVGRETTNLDPPEILRAVLETVSENATDGMMAPLFYGAIATLCVPQLTPLPLVMAYKAASTLDSMIGYREPPYTHWGWFAAKTEDLLTWLPCRWLVCLVALSSGQWQRVWQWCCRDAPKDPSPNSGWSECAYAAALGVRLGGVNTYRGQTKVKPFLGKLLYPIDQGIILSALRLSRRLYLITLALTGGIALLGSKLFSI, from the coding sequence GTGTCTTGCCAGCTGATTGCCTACACGATTCTTCTGGCTGCTGCCCTCCTTGACTTTGGCCTTGGCGATCCTTGGGGCTGGCCGCATCCGGTGCGCTGGATGGGAGCCTATATCCAATTCGTCAGCAACAGGTTCAACTATGGCCAAGGCTGGCCAATCTGGGGACAGCGGTTGGGAGGGGCGCTGCTTACCCTTAGTTTAATCGCTGGTTCTGCTCTCATCAGTTGGGGAGTTGTTTCCTCGGGGATGCAGATTTCCCCCTTACTGGGCTGGGGGGTGGCCGTCATTGGAACTGCCAGTGGCTTTGCAGGTCGCAGTTTGCGGGATGCCGCCGAGGAAGTACTTGCCCCTTTAACGAGCGGTCATCTTGAGGAGGCACGCCAAGCATTGGCGAAATATGTGGGGCGAGAAACTACCAATTTAGATCCCCCAGAGATTCTGCGCGCTGTTCTCGAAACCGTCAGTGAAAATGCCACCGATGGCATGATGGCGCCACTCTTTTATGGGGCGATCGCCACCCTGTGCGTTCCTCAACTCACGCCCCTGCCCTTGGTTATGGCCTACAAAGCGGCGAGTACCCTTGATTCCATGATTGGCTACCGTGAGCCGCCCTACACCCACTGGGGCTGGTTTGCTGCTAAAACTGAGGACTTGTTGACATGGCTGCCCTGCCGCTGGCTGGTCTGTTTAGTGGCGCTGTCCTCAGGGCAATGGCAGCGGGTATGGCAGTGGTGTTGCCGTGATGCCCCCAAAGATCCCAGTCCCAATTCAGGGTGGAGTGAGTGTGCCTACGCCGCCGCCCTTGGTGTTCGCCTTGGCGGCGTCAATACCTATCGCGGTCAAACCAAGGTGAAACCCTTTTTGGGGAAACTGCTTTATCCTATTGATCAAGGCATCATTTTATCGGCTCTTCGTCTCAGTCGTCGTCTGTATCTCATCACCCTTGCGCTGACAGGAGGAATAGCATTACTGGGAAGTAAACTGTTTTCTATTTAG
- a CDS encoding Fe(3+) ABC transporter substrate-binding protein — protein MEKVGRRVLLGMGAAATAYVAHHLWNQKAESSNAQQQQAGGVINVYSARHYDTDKALYNGFTQQTGIRVNIIEAEADALIERIRSEGSRSPADVLITVDAGRLWRAQQAGILQPIQSRVLNSVVPANLREPQGHWFGLSRRVRVLIYDKSKVNPNQLSTYEDLANPKWQRQILSRSSSNVYNQSLTGSLLAIHGAQKTEQWARGLAQNFARPPEGNDTAQIRACAAGVGSVAIANHYYLARLIASDKAEDRAVAEKVGLFFPNQRDRGAHVNICGGGVVAGAPNRQAAIRFLEYLVSPKAQEMFAMANFEYPVRSGVPVHPIVKQFGSFRGQNVNAAVFGRNNAEALRIMDRAGWR, from the coding sequence ATGGAGAAAGTAGGTCGCCGTGTATTGCTTGGCATGGGCGCCGCAGCAACGGCTTATGTTGCCCACCACCTCTGGAATCAAAAGGCTGAATCGAGCAATGCCCAACAGCAGCAGGCGGGTGGTGTGATCAATGTCTATTCAGCACGGCACTACGACACTGACAAAGCCCTCTACAACGGTTTTACGCAGCAGACCGGAATTCGGGTGAACATCATTGAAGCTGAAGCTGACGCCCTGATTGAGCGGATTCGCAGTGAAGGCAGCCGTAGTCCTGCTGATGTCTTGATTACGGTGGATGCGGGTCGGCTTTGGCGAGCACAACAGGCGGGTATTTTGCAACCCATTCAGTCAAGGGTACTCAACAGTGTTGTGCCAGCAAACCTACGGGAGCCTCAAGGACACTGGTTTGGTCTCTCACGGCGGGTGCGTGTCCTGATTTACGATAAATCCAAAGTGAATCCCAACCAACTCTCCACCTACGAAGATCTGGCTAATCCCAAGTGGCAGCGGCAAATTCTCAGTCGCAGTTCCAGCAATGTCTACAATCAGTCTCTAACGGGATCCTTGCTAGCCATTCATGGTGCCCAGAAAACGGAACAATGGGCGCGGGGACTAGCCCAAAACTTTGCCCGCCCACCGGAGGGGAATGATACCGCGCAAATTCGTGCCTGTGCTGCCGGTGTTGGCAGTGTTGCAATTGCCAATCACTACTATCTAGCACGGTTAATTGCTTCAGATAAAGCAGAAGATCGTGCAGTTGCTGAGAAGGTGGGCTTGTTTTTCCCCAATCAGCGCGATCGCGGTGCCCACGTGAATATCTGTGGCGGCGGTGTGGTGGCGGGTGCCCCCAATCGTCAGGCGGCAATTCGCTTCTTGGAGTATCTGGTGAGTCCCAAGGCGCAGGAGATGTTTGCGATGGCCAACTTTGAATATCCAGTGCGTTCGGGGGTGCCCGTGCATCCGATTGTGAAACAATTTGGCAGCTTTCGTGGCCAGAATGTCAATGCGGCGGTGTTTGGCCGCAACAATGCCGAGGCACTGCGGATTATGGATCGGGCTGGGTGGCGCTAA
- a CDS encoding pyruvate kinase, which yields MLLEAPTVPISPVALLHSLLELRQEITKEGEARFQQWQSKIKRSEFIPSARNLAYYLALRWRDLRAIQMALMPWGLSSLGRIESRVLPNLDAVINTLGALCHTHEALPPRPPLDAFFAGDRQLRRQTEELFGPIRGKRHVRIMVTLPTEAATNPQWSITLLRKGMNCARINCAHDDPATWEAMIEHLRAASHITGQPCKILMDLGGPKPRIADIFPEVVRLHGGDRLRLTTEICPEGGEIPQFTCSLPEILPQLEGGQRIWIDDGHIGGRIVSKDAQGVELTITHCKEGQRLKVAKGLNFPDSDLRLCPLTESDREHLAFACRHADIIGYSYVQSAEDIALLQRELEHCCGDRADQMGIIAKIETPKAIRALPEMIIQAAGRQPFGVMIARGDLAVEIGYQRLAEMQEEILWLCEAAHVPVVWATQVLENLVKKGVPSRAEITDAAMAERAECVMLNKGPYVGLAVDILDDVLARMEAHQQKKTPQLRALHSWRPYEPTVHQ from the coding sequence ATGTTGCTGGAGGCACCGACTGTACCGATTTCACCTGTTGCCTTGCTCCATAGCCTGTTAGAACTGCGGCAGGAAATTACTAAAGAGGGGGAAGCCCGTTTTCAACAGTGGCAATCAAAAATTAAGCGATCCGAATTTATACCTAGTGCTCGTAACTTGGCCTACTATTTGGCCTTGCGCTGGCGAGATCTACGGGCAATTCAAATGGCCTTGATGCCTTGGGGGTTATCCTCCTTAGGACGGATCGAGTCGCGGGTGTTGCCCAATTTAGATGCAGTAATCAATACTCTGGGTGCCCTTTGCCATACCCATGAGGCATTGCCCCCCCGCCCACCCCTTGATGCCTTCTTTGCGGGCGATCGCCAACTGCGCCGCCAAACGGAAGAACTCTTTGGCCCGATTCGTGGCAAACGCCATGTGCGGATCATGGTGACACTCCCCACAGAGGCTGCGACTAATCCCCAATGGAGTATTACGCTCCTACGCAAGGGGATGAACTGTGCCCGCATCAACTGTGCCCACGATGACCCCGCCACTTGGGAAGCCATGATTGAGCACCTACGAGCGGCAAGTCACATTACGGGTCAACCCTGCAAAATCCTCATGGACTTGGGCGGCCCCAAACCCCGCATTGCCGACATTTTTCCAGAGGTGGTGCGTCTCCATGGGGGCGATCGCCTGCGGTTGACCACGGAAATTTGCCCTGAGGGCGGAGAAATACCGCAATTCACCTGCTCCTTGCCCGAAATTTTGCCGCAATTGGAGGGGGGGCAGCGGATTTGGATTGACGATGGCCACATTGGCGGTCGCATTGTCAGCAAAGATGCCCAAGGGGTAGAACTCACCATTACTCACTGCAAAGAAGGACAGCGGCTGAAAGTGGCCAAGGGCTTGAACTTCCCGGATAGTGATTTGCGCCTCTGTCCGCTGACCGAGAGCGATCGCGAGCATCTGGCCTTTGCTTGCCGCCATGCCGACATTATTGGCTACTCCTACGTCCAGTCCGCCGAGGACATTGCTCTGCTGCAACGGGAATTGGAACATTGCTGTGGCGATCGCGCCGACCAGATGGGCATCATTGCCAAAATTGAAACCCCCAAAGCGATTCGGGCACTACCAGAAATGATCATCCAAGCGGCGGGGCGGCAACCCTTTGGCGTCATGATTGCCCGCGGGGATCTCGCTGTTGAAATTGGTTACCAACGCTTGGCGGAAATGCAGGAGGAAATCCTCTGGCTCTGTGAAGCTGCCCATGTGCCTGTGGTGTGGGCCACCCAAGTCCTTGAAAACTTGGTGAAAAAAGGCGTGCCCTCCCGTGCAGAAATCACAGATGCTGCGATGGCAGAGCGAGCGGAGTGTGTCATGCTCAACAAAGGCCCCTATGTGGGACTGGCCGTGGATATTCTGGATGATGTCCTTGCCCGCATGGAAGCCCACCAGCAAAAGAAAACACCGCAACTGCGGGCACTGCACTCTTGGCGTCCCTATGAACCCACTGTCCACCAATAA
- a CDS encoding efflux RND transporter periplasmic adaptor subunit — translation MAKQQWLGAIAIAVLLGGCQSAMSRLESPAVARPDREGVVADVAVARLEQLEIGSTLTGTTRPYREVMVRSQVEGQVLRLSVDVGDRVQSGQLLAEVDAVVLKNAVFEAEAELAARRNEVIQAQAAVNRARTAVEEARLTLQQAESDAQRLETLLRDGAVSAQAAEQARTTAQTARQVLHSREAEVVTAQQGVAVAQGRVQAQLAVVQQARARLNQALLRSPLNGVVLERLTEVGNLLQPGGEVLRLGDIRQLKVVVEVSERELARLAPGQGATVTFDAVPNRTYQGRITRISPAAADARLIPVEVLIDNADERLGSGLLARVAFQGAKAPRLLIPQSALSGFEEGQLSSRRGSVFVVVGDRAQERQVTLGQRREGKVEILSGLNAGDRYVVRSGRPLRDGDKIRPSILSEG, via the coding sequence ATGGCGAAGCAACAATGGCTGGGGGCGATCGCGATCGCAGTGCTCTTGGGGGGCTGCCAGTCGGCAATGAGTCGCTTAGAATCACCCGCAGTCGCGCGTCCAGACCGTGAGGGGGTTGTGGCCGATGTGGCGGTGGCACGCTTGGAACAGTTGGAAATAGGCTCAACCCTCACGGGCACCACTCGCCCTTACCGTGAAGTGATGGTGCGATCGCAGGTGGAAGGGCAAGTCCTTCGTCTCAGTGTGGATGTGGGCGATCGCGTGCAATCGGGACAACTGTTGGCGGAGGTGGATGCCGTTGTCCTAAAAAATGCGGTCTTTGAAGCAGAGGCAGAACTCGCTGCCCGCCGCAATGAAGTGATCCAAGCCCAAGCCGCTGTCAATCGTGCCCGTACGGCTGTCGAAGAAGCGCGTCTCACCCTCCAACAGGCAGAAAGTGATGCCCAACGCCTTGAAACCCTGCTGCGGGATGGCGCCGTCTCAGCGCAAGCAGCGGAACAGGCACGCACCACGGCGCAAACAGCACGGCAGGTTCTCCATTCCCGCGAGGCAGAAGTGGTGACGGCTCAACAGGGAGTAGCTGTTGCCCAAGGACGAGTACAAGCCCAACTGGCCGTTGTCCAACAGGCACGGGCACGGTTGAATCAAGCCCTCCTGCGATCGCCCCTCAATGGGGTGGTGCTAGAGCGACTCACGGAGGTGGGCAACCTGCTGCAACCGGGGGGAGAAGTTCTCCGCCTTGGCGATATTCGTCAGCTTAAAGTGGTAGTTGAAGTCTCGGAACGGGAATTAGCGAGATTAGCGCCCGGCCAAGGAGCAACAGTGACGTTTGATGCCGTCCCCAACCGCACCTACCAAGGGCGTATTACGCGGATTTCGCCAGCGGCAGCCGATGCCCGTCTGATTCCTGTGGAAGTCCTGATTGACAATGCCGATGAACGCCTAGGGAGTGGTTTACTGGCACGGGTCGCTTTCCAAGGAGCGAAGGCGCCACGCTTGTTGATTCCCCAGTCGGCGCTAAGTGGCTTTGAAGAGGGGCAGTTGTCCTCCCGGCGGGGCAGCGTTTTTGTGGTGGTTGGCGATCGCGCGCAGGAGCGGCAGGTCACCCTTGGCCAACGGCGAGAGGGTAAAGTGGAAATCCTCAGTGGCTTGAATGCCGGCGATCGCTATGTCGTCCGTTCGGGTCGCCCCCTGCGGGACGGGGATAAAATTCGCCCCAGCATTCTCTCTGAGGGCTAA
- a CDS encoding DNA polymerase III subunit delta', translated as MNWFHPVIGQPTAVQLLTHALDRQRLAPAYLFVGPEGVGRALTARCFLQAILKEDSDLSNHPDVLWLEPTYSAQGTLYTRRQLLAADKEIPRSPPQIRLEQIRQLSRHLSQPPMRAPRSLVVLTQAETMNEAAANALLKTLEEPGRATLILIAPSPSALLNTIVSRCQKIPFYPLNRSDLEQVLRRVAPPEFWQEVSPALFDLGAGSPGAVLQAWQTWREIPEAFRHLGKQLTTPLPLQTALELARDISQSLDVERQFWLLGLMQQQIWQGGEFPRCVALLQQLERARQYLQQYVQPRLVWEVLLMQLGTV; from the coding sequence ATGAATTGGTTTCACCCGGTCATTGGTCAGCCCACCGCTGTGCAACTGTTAACCCATGCCCTCGATCGCCAGCGACTGGCACCGGCCTATCTCTTTGTTGGGCCTGAAGGCGTGGGTCGTGCCTTGACGGCTCGCTGTTTTCTGCAAGCCATTCTGAAAGAGGACAGTGACCTTAGCAACCACCCCGACGTCCTCTGGCTGGAACCCACCTACAGTGCCCAGGGAACCCTCTACACTCGTCGCCAACTCCTTGCCGCGGACAAGGAAATTCCCCGCAGTCCCCCCCAGATTCGTCTCGAGCAGATTCGCCAACTCAGCCGTCACCTCAGCCAACCGCCCATGCGTGCCCCGCGATCGCTGGTGGTCTTGACCCAAGCTGAAACGATGAACGAAGCCGCTGCCAATGCGCTGCTGAAAACCCTTGAAGAACCGGGGCGGGCCACGTTGATTCTCATTGCCCCTAGTCCCTCGGCGCTCTTGAATACCATTGTCTCCCGCTGCCAGAAGATTCCCTTCTATCCCCTCAATCGTTCCGATCTCGAACAGGTGCTGCGACGGGTTGCCCCCCCTGAATTTTGGCAGGAGGTTAGCCCTGCCCTCTTTGACTTGGGAGCTGGCTCGCCAGGAGCCGTTTTGCAAGCGTGGCAAACATGGCGGGAGATCCCTGAGGCGTTCCGCCACCTCGGCAAACAATTGACGACGCCCCTCCCTTTACAAACCGCATTGGAGTTGGCACGGGATATTAGCCAATCCCTTGACGTGGAACGGCAGTTCTGGCTCCTCGGTCTAATGCAGCAGCAAATTTGGCAGGGGGGAGAATTCCCTCGGTGCGTTGCGCTGCTTCAGCAATTGGAGCGTGCCCGCCAATATTTACAGCAGTACGTCCAGCCTCGCCTCGTCTGGGAGGTGTTACTGATGCAGTTGGGGACAGTGTGA